The nucleotide window gcggggggacccaggagtgcgggggacacaggggacacggggggacccaggagtgcgggggggacccaggagtgcgggggacacaggagtgcgggggacacaggggacacggggggacccaggagtgcggggggacccaggagtgcgggggggacccaggagtgcgggagggacccaggcgtgcggggggacccaggagtgcgggagggacccaggcgtgcgggagggacccaggcgtgcggggggacccaggagtgcgggggggacccaggcgtgcggggggcacggggggacccaggagtgcgggggacacggggggacccaggagtgcggggggacccaggagtgcaggggacacaggagtgcgggggacacaggggacacggggggacccaggagtgcgggggggacccaggagtgcgggagggacccaggagtgcggggggacccaggagtgcgggagggacccaggagtgcggggggacccgggagtgcgggggacacaggggacatggggggacccaggagtgcgggggggacccaggagtgcggggggcacgggggggacccaggagtgcgggggggacccaggagtgcgggggacccaggagtgcggggggacccaggagtgcgggggacacaggggacacggggggacccaggagtgcggggggacccaggagtgcgggagggacccaggagtgcgggggacacaggagtgcgggggacacggggggacccaggagtgcgggggacccaggagtgcgggagggacccaggagttcggggcaCACAGCGGGGTGTGGTgtctgggggacccaggcgttcgggggacCCGAGAACTGGGCGATatggggacccaggcgtccgggggagacctgggagatggggggacccaggcgtccgggaggggacccaggcgtccgagggacccaggcgtccgggcgtGTGCAGGAGTGGCCGTGGGTGTCCAGCGAGCGGCTGCCGCTCCCAGTTCACACCAGTGCGGGACTGATGCTGCCCCGGcaggactgggaggactggAGGGGGCAACTGGGGTGAGTGGGGGCgctgggagggggcactggGTCAtactggtgtcactgggagGGGGCGCTGGGGGGCACTGGTGTCCCTGGGTGGGCtcactggtttatactggtttaCGCTGGGTTATACTGGTGTCACTGGGTCAtactggtgtcactgggagggggcactggggggcactgggaggggacactgggtcatactggtgtcactgggagggggcactggggggcactggtgtCCCTGGGTGGGCtcactggtttatactggtttacactggtttatactggtgtcactgggttatactggtgtcactgggagggggcactggggggcactgggaggggacactgggtcatactggtgtcactgggagggggcactggggggcactggcgTCCCTGGGTGGGCtcactggtttatactggtttaCGCTGGTTTATACTGGTGTCACTGGGTTATACTGGTGTCACTGGGATGGGgcactggtttatactggtttaCAGTGGGTCAtactggtgtcactgggagGGGGCACTGGGTCAtactggtgtcactgggagggggcactggggggcactgggaggggacactgggtcatactggtgtcactgggagggggcactggggggcactggcgTCCCTGGGTGGGCtcactggtttatactggtttacactggtttatactggtgtcactgggttatactggtgtcactgggggggggcactggtttatactggtttaCAGTGGCTCAtactggtgtcactgggaggggtcactggggggcCCTGGCATCCCTGGGTGGGGtcactggtttatactgggttatactgggttatactggtgtcactgggaggggacactgtGGGGCTCACTGGTTTATcctggtttatactggtttgCGCTAGTTGATACTGGTCCATGCTGGTCCATccgtactggtccgtactggtttgcactggtccgtactggtccgtactggtccatGCTGGTCCATgctggtccatactggtccgtactggtctgCACTGGTCCATGCTGGTCCATccgtactggtccatactggtccgcaatggtccgtactggtccgtactggtctgcactggtccatactggtccgtactggtccatactggtccatGCTGGTCCATACTGTTCCATACTGGTCCgcactggtccatactggtccgcactggtccgtactggtccgtactggtccatactggtctgcactggtccatactggtccatGCTGGTCCATgctggtccatactggtccgCACTAGTCCATGCTGGTCCATCCGCACTGCTctgtactggtccatactggtctgCACTGGTCCATgctggtccatactggtccatactggtccgtactggtccatactggtccgtactggtccatgctggtccgtactggtccatgctggtccgtactggtccgtactggtccatactggtccgtactggtgtCCCAGGTTCGCCGCTCGCCTCATCGCCGGTGTCATCGACTATCGGCTGCAGCTGCAGCGGTGGGtgcgggggggcccgggggggcccccatgggggacagggggtgatggggggtccctggtgtccccatgggggacagggggtcctggggggtccctggtgtccccacgggggacagggggtccgggggggtccccatgggggacagggggtcctggggggagttgggggtccctgggggtgacggggggtcctggggggtctcagtgtccccatgggTGACAGGGGGGTCCCCATTGGGgacggggggtcccggggggtcctggggtgacAGGAGGTGactgggggtgccggggggtcccgggggggtcccgggtgACACAGGCGCCACTCGCAGGTGCCGCCCCCCCGAGCTGTGGCTCCAGGCCGCGTTCGGGGGGTGTCGCGTCCCCGGCCCCCGACGGGACGAGGTGCTGAGGGTGCCCCCGGGAGCCCAGCCCCCGCCCTGCGTCACCGTCAGCCGCAACGGGCAGGtacggacggacggacggacggacggacgcgGGACGCAGGGGACGTGGGGTGGATGGGGGACACGGGATGGACAcgggacatgggggacacgggacagacgggggacatgggacagacagggggacatgggacagacagggggacatgggacatgggggacacgggacagacagggggacacgggacacgggaTGGACACGGGACggatgggggacatgggacacgggggacacgggacagacagggggacatgggacacagGGGATACGGGACAGATGGGAGACGTGGGACagacggggggacacgggacagacagggggacacaggacggacaggggacacaggacagATGGGGGATGCAGGACAGACAGGAGGACACGGGACAGATGAGGGACACGGGATGGACAGAGGGACACAGGACAGACAGTGGGACACAGGACGGacgggacacgggggacacgggacagacaggggacacaggacagacaggggacacaggacagacaggggacacaggacagacagggggacacaggacGGACGGGACACAGGACAGATGGGGGATGCAGGACAGACAGGAGGACACGGGACAGATGAGGGACACGGGATGGACAGAGGGACACAGGACAGACAGTGGGACACAGGACGGacgggacacgggggacacgggacagacGGGGGATAtgggacagacagggggacacaggacagacagggggacacgggacggACAGGACACGGGACAGACAGGGAACACGGGatggacagggggacatgggacagacGGGGGACACAGGATGGACAGAGGGACACAGGACcgacagggggacacaggacGGACGGGACAcgggacatgggggacatgggacagacagggggacgTGGGACAGACGGGACAcgggacacaggggacatgggacggacagggggacacgggacggacaggacacgggacacgggggacacgggacggacagggggacgtgggacagacagggggacacgggacacgggggacacaggATGGACAGAGGGACACACGGCAGACGGGGGGACACAGGACGGACAGGACACGGGAtggacggggggacatgggacggACGGGGAACACGGGACGGACACAGGGACGGGGGACagacgggggacacgggggacacgggggacacacgtggggggtgggagggaaaacaggggccctggggggtcctgggggtctgggggggtcatggggggtttggggggtcatgggggggacacggggggtctgggggggacatggggggtctGGGGCGgtcctgggggtctgggggggtcatgaggggtttggggggtcatgggggggacacggggggtctgggggggtcctgggggtctgggggggtcatggggggtttggggggtcatggggggtctgggggtctgggggggacacggggggtctgggggggacatgggggtctgggggggtcatggggggtttggggggtcatgggggggacacggggggtctgggggggtcctgggggtctgggggggtcatgggggggacacggggggtctgggggggtcttgggggtctgggggggacacggggggtctgggggggtcatgggggggacaggggggtctggggggggtcctgggggtctgggggggacacggggggtctgggggggtcatgggggggacacggggggtctggggggtctgggggtctggggggacacggggggtcccgggggcgGTTCCGTTGGTGCTGACGTGGCCGTTTTGGGGCGTTTGTTCatttgtgtcccccccccctccccccccccgcccagttCTTCGAGGTCCCgctggggggggaggggccccCCCCGGCGGCCGCGCTGCTGCCGGCCCTCGATTGGctgcgggggcgggcggggcggggcggggcgcccCCCGTGGGGCTCCTGACGGGCCAGCACCGCAAGGCCTGGGCGAGGGCGCACGCCGTCATGATGCGCGGTGAGCGGGCGGGGCTTCCTGGGTGGGGGCGTCGGGGGGGTGGGACTTCCTGTCTTGGGGCATCAGGGGGGTGGGACTTCCTTTTCTGGGGGGGGGCCTGGGGAAGTGGGACTTCCTGGTTGGGGGCGTCGGGGGGGTGGGACTTcctgttttggggggggtcctaGGGAAGTGGGACTTCCTGTTTGGGGGCCTTGAGGGGCGGGACTTCCTGTCTTGGGGCGTCAGGGGGGTGGGACTTACTGTTTTGAGGGGGGGCCTGGGGAAGTGGGACTTCCTGTCTTGGGGCGTCAGGGGAATGGCACTTCCTGTTTGGGGGTGTTCTGGGGGGGAGACTTCCTGGTTGGGGTTTCCGGGGGAAGTGGGACTTCCTGTCTTGGGGCCTTGAGGGATGTCACTTcctgttttgggggggtcctggggaagTGGGACTTCCTGTTTGGGGGCCTTGGGGGGTGGGACTTCCTGTCTTGGGGTGTCAGGGGAATGGGACTTCCTGGTTGGGGGCCTTGGGGGGGTGGGACTTCCTGTCTTGGGGTGTCAGGGGGGTGGGACTTCCTGGTTTGCGTTTCCTGGGGAAATGGGACTTCCCGGTTCGGGTTTCCGGGGGAAGTGGGACTTCCTGGTTTGGGGCCTTGGGGGATGTCACTTCCTGTTTTGGGGGGGATCCTGTGGGGCGGGACTTCAATTTGGGTGTGCCTGGGGGCGGGGCttcctgttttgtttcccccggggcggggagggcgggaTTTCCTTTTCCGGGGAGACCCCCTGGGCGGAACTTCCCATtccgcgggggggccggggggggggggtgggtgggatTGGCGCCCatggcggccccgcccccgcagACCGGCTGAACCGCGACTCAATTGGCCGGATCCGGCGCAGCCTGTTCGCGCTCAGCCTGGACGCGCCGGTGCTGGcggccgccgcggggcggggcccggAGGGCGGGGCCAAGCAGGTGCTGcacgggggcggggccggcgccaACAGCGCCAACCGCTGGTTCGACAAGACCCTGCAGGTGGGCGGGGCTTCCGGGGGCGGGACCCCGGGGGACGGCACTTCCTGGTTTGGGGGACCCCTGGGAGGTGGGACTTCCTGTTTTACCCTCCGGGAGGTGGGACTTCCTGTTTAGGCCCCTGGGAGGTGGGACTTCCTGTTTTACTCTCCGGGAGGTGGGACTTCCTGTTTAGGCACCTGAGGAGCAGGACTTCCTGTTGTAGGCCCCTGGGAGGTTGGACTTCCTGTTTTACCCTCTGGGAGGTGGGACTTCCTGTTTAGGCACCTGAGGAGCAGGACTTCCTGTTGTAGGCCCCTGGGAGGTGGGACTTCCTGTTTTATCCTCCGGGAGGTGGGACTTCCTGTTTAGGCCCCTGGGAGGTGGGACTTCCTGTTTTATCCTCCGGGAGGTGGGACTTCCTGTTGTAGGCCCCTGGGAGGTGGGACTTCCTGTTCCCAGCCCCTGGGGGGGGTGGGACTTCCTGCGTGAGGTGGGCGGAACAGGGTGGGGACTTCCTGTATTCCAAGGTTGCTTGTGGGCGGGACTTCCTGTTTTGCCCCGGGAAGGTGTGGCggctgggggggggcggggccaagtGGTGGGGGGAGGGGCTTCCTGGGTGctgaccccgccccccccccgccccccagttCATCGTGGGGGAGGACGGGACGTGCGGGGTCGTGTACGACCCGGCCGTGATCGACGGAGCCGTCGTGGCCGAGATGGTCGACCACGCCCTGGAGTTCTGGTGAGGGGCCGGGAGGGACTTCCTGTCCATGAGGGCGGGGCTTCCTGTCTCTTAGGGCGAGGCTTCCTGTGTGAGGGTGGGACTTCCTGTCTTTGCGAGCGCAATTTCCTGTCTCAGAGCAGGACGTGCTCTCTCCGAGGGCGGGACTTCCTATTTCTGAGGGTGGGGCTTCCTGTCCCTGAAGGCGGGACTTcctgtccctgagaacttcCTGTCTCTCAGCGTGGGACTTCCTGTCTCAGAGTGGGACTTCCTGTCTCAGAGGGCAGGACTTCCTGTCTCAGAGGGCAGGACTTCCTGTCTCAGAGGGCAGGACTTCCCATCTGAGGGTTGGACTTCCTGTCTCTGAGGACTTCCTGTCTTTGGGGGTGGGATTTCCTGTCTCTGGGGGCGGGACTTCCTATTTCTGCGGGTGGGGCTTCCTGTCTCAGAGGGCAGGACTTCCTTTCTCTGAGAACTTCCTGTTTCTCAGCGTGGGACTTCCTGTCTCTGGGGGCGGGACTTCCTTTCTCTGAGAGCAGGACTTCCCATCTGAGGGTTGGACTTCCTGTTCCTGAGGACTTCCTGTCTTTGGGGGTGGGACTTCCTTTTTAAGGGGGGGGGCCTTCCTGTCTGTGGGGGGTGGGACTTCCTGTATCTGCGGACTTCCTGTCCCCGAGGGTGGGGTTTCCTGTCTCGCTGGCcccgcccgcagccgccgccccgagcccggccccgcccccccgccggccccgcccatCCCCCCCCCCAGCGGCTCCGCTTCAGCATCGGCCCCGAAACGGCCAATGAGCTGGAGAGAGCGAAACGGCACCTGGACAGGTGGGGGTCACGGGGGTCGcgggggtcacggggggtcatgggggtcatgggggtcacggggggcTCAGGGGTAACCGGGGTCATGGGGGTCATGGGGATCACAGGGGTCACGGGGGTCATGGGGGCTCAGGGGTAACCGGGGTCACAGGGGTCATGAGGGtcatgggggtcacagggggctCAGGGGTAACtggggtcatgggggtcacggggggtcaTGAGGGtcatgggggtcacagggggctCAGGGGTAACCGGGGTCACGGGGGTCATGGGGATCACAGGGCTcatgggggtcatgggggttGCGGGGGTCACGGGGGCTCAGGGGTAACGAGGGTCACAGGGGTCAcgggggtcatgggggtcacaggggtcatGGGGGGCTCAGGGGTAACCGGGGTCACGGGGGTCACGGGGGGCTCAGGGGTAACGAGGGtcatgggggtcacaggggtcatGAGGGTcatgggggtcatggggggctCAGGGGTAACTGGGGTCACGGGGTCATCAGGGGTTAAGGGGCCATGGGGGTCATGGTGTCACGGGGGGTCACAGGGTCATTGGGGGTTaaggggtcactgggggggtcaCCAGGGGTTAAGAGGTCATAGGGGGTcgtgggggggtcacagggttATGGGGGCACAAGGGCTCATGGGGGGGTCGCCAGGGGGCcatggggtcactggggggtcacGGGGTCATTGGGGGTTGAAGCATCatgggggggtcatgggggggtcaccggggggttaaggggtcacgggggggggtgggggcggggccggcgtgTCCCCTGacggccccgcccccccagccTGGCGGCCGACGTGCGGGTCCATTGCTCCGCCCACCCGGGCTGGGCGGGGACGGGCTGAGCCCCGAGGCCATCGTGCAGGTGGCCCTGCAGGTGGCGTTCTACAGGTACcgcaggggacccaggcatccggggcaGAGcatgggagggacccaggcgtccgggagggacccaggcagccggggggacccaggcatccggggcagaggatgggagggacccaggagttcgggagggacccaggagttcgggagggacccaggcatccgggggagacccaggcatccggggtaGAGgatgggagggacccaggagttcgggagggacccaggcatccgggggggacccaggcatccggggcaGAGcatgggagggacccaggagttcgggagggacccaggcatccgggagggacccaggcatccggggcaGAGcatgggagggacccaggagttcgggagggacccaggcatccgggggggacccaggcatccggggcagaggatgggagggacccaggagttcgggagggacccaggagttcgggagggtcccaggcagccaggagggacccaggcatccggggcaGAGcatgggagggacccaggagttcgggagggacccaggcagccgggggggacccaggcatccggggcagaggatgggagggacccaggagctcgggagggacccaggcgtccgggagggacccaggcatccggggcagaggatgggagggacccaggagttcgggagggacccaggcagccgggagggacccaggcatccgggggggacccaggcatccggggcagaggatgggagggacccaggagttcgggagggacccaggcatccgggagggacccaggcatctgggGGGGAGgatgggagggacccaggcgtcccgaggggacccaggcgtccgggagggacccaggtgtttgggagggacccaggagttctggaggggacccaggcgtccgggaggacccaggcatccgggggggaggatgggagggacccaggtgtcccaaggggacccaggagttcgggagggacccaggcgtccggcgcCCCCCGCAGGACCCACGGCTCCCTGTGCGCGTCCTGCGAACCCACGTCCCTGCGCCACGTGCTGCCCGGCTGCTCCGACCTCCTGCGCCCCCCCGGGCCGCCCTGCCTGGCGCTGGCGCGGGCGCTGGGAGACCCCCACGCACAGGTGGGCGGCGCCGGGGGCGGGACTTCCTGTCCCGGCGGTCAAACGGGTGGGGCTTCCTGTCTAGGGGATGGAAATGGGGCGCGGTTTCCTGTTCAGGGGGGCGGAAATGGGTGTGACTTCCTGTCCTGGGTGTCAAATGGGTGGGACTTCCTGTGCTTGTGTGAGGTGGGGGTGGGACTTCCTGTCTTGGGTGTGAAACAAGCGGGACTTCCTGTTCTGGGGGTGAGCTGGGGGGCGGGACTTCCTGGCCATGGGGGGGGGCGGGACTTCCTGCCCCTGTGTGGAAATGGAGGCGGGACTTCCTGTCTGGGGTGTGGGAATGGGGGGGGCGGGACTTCCTGTCCGGGGTGTGAGGTGGGGGGCGGGACTTCCTGTCCGGGGTGCGAGGTTGGGGACGGGACTTCCTGTCCGGGGTGTGAGGTGGGGGGCGGGACTTCCTGTCCGGGGTGCGAGGCGGGGGGCGGGACTTCCTGTCCGGGGTGTGAGGTGGGGGGCGGGACTTCCTGTCCGGGGTGTGAGGCGGGGGGCGGGACTTCCTGTCCGGGGTGCGACGCGGGCGGGGCTGCGTGTGTTGCAGCCGGAGCTGCAGGGGGCGCTGCTGCGCGAGGCCGTGGAGGCGCAAACGCGCCACGCGCGGGAGGTgggcccggggggcggggccaggagggggcggggcctcctgggggcggggggtggggaaCCTGGGGGGGGGTGTGGGTGTGGCCTCGGGGTGGGTGGGGCCTCAGGGGGGCGTgtccaagggtgctgagggggcggggcctcgtGGGGGCGTGTCCAGATGCTGGGGGGGCGGGGTCGGAAGTGGGCGGGGCTGGAAGTGGGTGAGGCTGGAAGTGGGTGGAGCCGGAAGTGGGTGGGACCGGAAGTGGGTGGGGCTGGAATTGCGCGGGGGCTCGTGGGGGCGTGTCCAGGTGCTggtggggggcggggccagaagtgggcggggccgggagtgggcggggccgggagtGGGTGGGGCCAGGAGTGGGTGGGGCCGGAAGTGGGTGGGGCTGGAAATGGGCGGGGCCTCGTGGGGGGCGTGTCCAGTTGATAGGGGCGGGGCCAGaagtgggcggggcctggggggcgTGTCCAGGTGCTGTTGGGGGcggggctggaggtgggtggcgggggggggtgtCGGGTGGGCGGGGCCTCAAGTGGGCGTgtcgggggggcggggccagaaGTGGGCGGGGCTGGTAGTGGGCGGGGCCTCACGGGGGGGGCGTGTCCAGGTGCTGttgggggcggggcggggggggggtgtcgGGTGGGCGGGGCCTCAAGTGGGCGTGTCTGGGGGCGGGGCCGGAAGTGGGCGGGGCCTGACGGGGCGCGGGCAGGTgctggcgggggcggggccggagcgccacctgcaggggctgcgggcggcggcgcAGTCGGGGGGCGGCCCGCTGCCCCGGCTCTTCCTGGACCCGGCGTACGTGACGGCCACGCACTTCCGGCTCTGCAGCATGCAGGTCAGCGCCCGGAAACGCCCCGCCACGGCCCCGCACTCCCAAAACACCCTGAAACAGCCCGAAACACCCAGaaacacccaaaaaacaccccgaAACACCCAAAAACCACCCCGAAACACCCAGaaacacccaaaaaacaccccgaAACACCCCGAAACACCCAAAAACCACCCCGAAACACCCAGaaacacccaaaaaacaccccgaAACACCCCGAAACACCCAAAAACCACCCCGAAACACCCAGAAACACCCAAAAACCACCCCGAAACACCCAAAAACCACCCCGAAACACCCCGAAACAcccaaaaaccaccacagaaaCAGCCCCGGACACCCAAAACCACCCCGAAACAcccaaaaacacccaaaaaacacccTGAAACAGCCTGaaacacccaaaaaacacccaaaaaccacccaaaaaccACCCCGAAACAGCCCTGAtcacccaaaaaacacccaaaaccaCCCTGAAACACCCAAAAACCACCCCAGAAACAGCCCCGAacacccaaaaccacccaaaaaacacccTGAAACAcccaaaaaccaccacagaaaCAGCCCCGAACACCCAAAACCACCCCGaaacacccaaaaaacacccTGAAACAGCCTGaaacacccaaaaaacaccaagaaaacaCCCCGAAACAGCCCTGAtcacccaaaaaacacccaaaagcaccccaaaacacccaaaaaacaccccgaAACAGCCCCGaacacccaaaaaacacccaaacccaccccaaaacacccaaaacccaccccagaAACAGCCCTGAACacccaaaacccacccaaaaccaCCCCGAAACAcccaaaaacacccaaaaaacaccccgaaacagccccaaaacacccaaaaacaccccaaaccaccCCGAAACAGCCCCTAAACACCTGAAAAACACCCCGAAACAGCCCTGAacacccaaaacccaaaaaacacccaaaacacccaaaaaacaccccgaAACAGCCCCGaacacccaaaaaacaccccaaaccaccCTGAAACACCCAAAACCACCCCGCAACAGCCCCACACTCCCAAAAACACCCCGAGACAGCCCCAGacacccaaaaaacacccaaaaacaCCCCGAAACAGCCCCGAACACCCAAACCCCACCTGAAACACCCAAAAACACCCTGAAACAGCCCAAAtgcccccaaaacaccccaaaacaccccaaaaccaccccgaAACAGCCCCGAACACCCTAACCCCACCCTGAAACacccaaaaccagccccaaacgccccaaaaacaccccaaaacaccccgaAACAGCCCTGAtcacccaaaaaacacccccaaaccaccccaaaacacccaaaacacaCCCCGAAACAGCCCAAAATACCTGAAAACCACCCAAaagcacccccaaaacaccccaaaccagcccaaaccagccccaaacacccaaaacaccccaaaccagcccagaaacagcccgaacacccaaacccaccccaaaacaccccaaacccgcccaaacccaccacccaaaacacccccaggaacccccaaaaaaccaccaaaagccaccccaaaaccacccaaaaaaccccacaccaaaacacTCCCGGGAAcccccaaaataccccaaaaccacccaaaaaacaccccaaaccagcccaaaacaccaaaaaaccaccccaaaccaccccaaaaccagccccaaaccagcccagaaaacagcccaaaacacctaaaaaataccccaaaacaTCTAAAAACTGCCCCCGAAACACCCCAAACCACCCAAAACACCCcaaccaccccaaaacaccccgaAACACCCCGAAACAgccccaaaccacaaaaaccaggTTTTCCAGCAT belongs to Caloenas nicobarica isolate bCalNic1 chromosome 35, bCalNic1.hap1, whole genome shotgun sequence and includes:
- the LOC136000856 gene encoding LOW QUALITY PROTEIN: carnitine O-acetyltransferase-like (The sequence of the model RefSeq protein was modified relative to this genomic sequence to represent the inferred CDS: deleted 2 bases in 1 codon); the encoded protein is MRGDPGVRDADPHPPPPRTQEFGGTQASEGPRRGFGTPGRLGPSRTPGFPRGFGTPGRLGPSRTPGSSPERLSARDGVGVGVGGTQAFGRGPRRSGEDPGVRAMGRSPWVWGRRRAPRAPPPPAPPAAPALPPLAVTLRRLLGALEPLVSRADRGRARRLVREFGAPGGEGPRLHERLRRLSPAPPRLPEWPWVSSERLPLPVHTSAGLMLPRQDWEDWRGQLGFAARLIAGVIDYRLQLQRCRPPELWLQAAFGGCRVPGPRRDEVLRVPPGAQPPPCVTVSRNGQFFEVPLGGEGPPPAAALLPALDWLRGRAGRGGAPPVGLLTGQHRKAWARAHAVMMRDRLNRDSIGRIRRSLFALSLDAPVLAAAAGRGPEGGAKQVLHGGGAGANSANRWFDKTLQFIVGEDGTCGVVYDPAVIDGAVVAEMVDHALEFCRRPEPGPAPAGPAHPPPQRLRFSIGPETANELERAKRHLDSLAADVRVHCSAHPGWVAFYRTHGSLCASCEPTSLRHVLPGCSDLLRPPGPPCLALARALGDPHAQPELQGALLREAVEAQTRHAREVLAGAGPERHLQGLRAAAQSGGGPLPRLFLDPAYVTATHFRLCSMQVRSREGCWLLRGPLVPDGYGVGVGHALPPPRPRRPRRPPRRLLVAVAAFACCPHTDPARLGEELGGVLDALRGLLGGH